One genomic window of Vibrio natriegens NBRC 15636 = ATCC 14048 = DSM 759 includes the following:
- a CDS encoding flavodoxin family protein, producing MIRWIGIVLLIAVVVVFLVAFVVTRVENAQHSANQQLQERQATASDKQATTAVVVFSRSGNTGILANHIANKTNANIYEITANNYELGVPGLISALKDARSNVADIMPTRIDLSSYDTVYLGSPIWLYSPAPPIWQFAKDNDFTNKHVVLFNTFNSKFEQHFIDEFEALVRSNGAVSFSHQYVKRGRMGSQISTEQMLKIFDQKQ from the coding sequence ATGATCCGATGGATAGGCATTGTACTGTTAATAGCTGTAGTAGTGGTATTTTTGGTTGCGTTCGTGGTCACTCGTGTCGAAAATGCACAACATTCTGCAAACCAGCAACTACAAGAGCGCCAGGCAACAGCTAGCGATAAACAGGCTACAACAGCGGTTGTGGTGTTTTCCCGGTCTGGCAACACTGGAATCCTTGCCAACCATATTGCAAATAAAACTAACGCTAATATTTATGAAATCACTGCGAACAACTATGAACTTGGCGTCCCTGGATTGATCAGTGCATTAAAGGACGCGCGGAGCAACGTGGCAGATATTATGCCTACGCGTATCGACCTTTCATCGTATGATACTGTTTATTTAGGCTCACCTATTTGGTTATACAGTCCGGCACCACCTATTTGGCAATTTGCAAAAGATAACGATTTCACGAATAAACACGTCGTGTTGTTTAATACTTTCAACAGCAAATTCGAGCAGCATTTCATTGATGAATTTGAGGCGTTAGTTCGGTCTAACGGTGCAGTGAGTTTCTCTCATCAATATGTTAAGCGTGGAAGGATGGGTAGCCAGATTTCTACTGAGCAAATGCTTAAGATTTTTGATCAGAAACAGTGA
- a CDS encoding alpha/beta fold hydrolase has product MGFMSYQGRTICYHSHGEEGNPLLILAHPLGMNQSVWDGVLPYLIQNFKVVTWDLPGHGKSEALAEDATEILPDDLAGEVLALADQVGEERFHFVGTSIGGVIGQQLLINHSERVISAVLTNTGAVIGTPENWQARSIDVRDKGLGLMAEQIVPRWFGQLACQQQPDLIEVWKHQLTECENRSYALLCEMLGKTDFRQKSLNKAVHLVLVGGADDVATPPQVLQQLADLSEANAPIILDEIGHVPSVENPALFSKILLSNMC; this is encoded by the coding sequence ATGGGTTTTATGAGCTATCAAGGTCGCACTATCTGCTACCATAGCCATGGAGAAGAAGGGAATCCGCTGCTGATATTGGCGCACCCTCTTGGCATGAATCAAAGTGTCTGGGACGGAGTTCTTCCCTACCTCATCCAGAACTTTAAAGTTGTGACCTGGGATCTTCCCGGTCATGGGAAAAGTGAGGCGTTGGCAGAAGATGCTACAGAAATCTTGCCTGATGACTTGGCAGGAGAAGTGCTCGCGCTCGCCGACCAAGTCGGAGAAGAGCGTTTTCATTTTGTGGGTACATCCATTGGTGGAGTTATTGGACAGCAACTGCTGATCAACCATAGTGAGAGAGTAATTTCTGCCGTGCTAACCAACACAGGCGCGGTGATTGGTACACCGGAAAACTGGCAGGCCCGCTCCATAGATGTACGCGACAAAGGGCTAGGCTTGATGGCGGAACAAATAGTACCGCGCTGGTTTGGCCAACTGGCTTGTCAACAACAACCAGATCTGATTGAGGTCTGGAAACATCAACTCACTGAGTGCGAGAACCGCAGTTATGCGCTGCTATGTGAAATGCTTGGAAAAACCGATTTTCGTCAGAAATCGTTGAACAAAGCTGTTCATTTAGTCTTGGTTGGAGGCGCTGATGATGTCGCGACTCCTCCTCAGGTACTTCAGCAACTGGCAGACCTGAGTGAAGCAAATGCACCTATTATTCTCGATGAGATCGGTCACGTCCCATCGGTAGAAAATCCTGCATTGTTTAGCAAAATACTCCTATCGAACATGTGTTGA
- the pcaF gene encoding 3-oxoadipyl-CoA thiolase codes for MTNVYLCNPRRSAIGRFGGTLASVRPDDLAAQIFKAVLEQVPNMDPAAIDEVIMGSANQAGEDNRNVARMSALLAGLPTSVPGTTINRLCGSGMDAVGTAFRAIKAGEMDLVLAGGVESMSRAPYVMGKADSAFTRTQQIEDTTIGWRFVNPLMKQLYGVDSMPETAENVAETYHVSREDQDLFAFRSQKKAQQAITDQIFAQEIVPIEIQRKRQEPLIFDTDEHPRPSTLEKLASLPTPFRNGGSVTAGNASGVNDGAAAMLVASEDAVSQHSLTPVAKILGMATAGVEPRVMGIGPVPAVKKLLEKHRISIQDIDVIELNEAFAAQGLAVLRELGIEDDDPRVNPNGGAIALGHPLGMSGARLLMTAALQLQRTGGRYALCTMCVGVGQGIATLIERA; via the coding sequence TTTAAAGCAGTCTTAGAACAAGTACCCAATATGGATCCTGCAGCAATTGACGAAGTCATCATGGGTTCGGCTAACCAAGCAGGCGAAGACAACCGAAATGTGGCACGTATGTCAGCTCTGCTTGCAGGCTTACCGACATCCGTTCCAGGTACCACGATTAATCGCTTATGTGGCTCAGGGATGGATGCGGTCGGAACGGCTTTCCGGGCTATCAAAGCGGGAGAAATGGATTTGGTACTGGCTGGTGGTGTGGAATCGATGTCACGTGCGCCTTATGTGATGGGTAAAGCCGACAGCGCATTCACCCGAACCCAACAAATTGAAGACACAACGATTGGCTGGCGCTTCGTTAACCCATTAATGAAACAATTATACGGTGTCGACTCCATGCCAGAGACAGCGGAAAATGTTGCTGAAACCTATCATGTTTCACGTGAAGATCAGGATCTTTTTGCTTTTCGATCACAGAAAAAAGCGCAACAAGCTATTACGGACCAAATTTTTGCACAAGAAATCGTCCCGATTGAAATTCAGCGCAAACGCCAAGAACCGTTAATATTCGATACCGATGAACACCCACGACCAAGCACGTTGGAAAAGCTCGCCTCGCTGCCGACCCCATTCCGCAACGGTGGCAGTGTAACAGCAGGCAATGCCTCGGGTGTAAATGACGGTGCAGCGGCCATGCTCGTTGCCAGTGAGGATGCGGTCAGTCAACATAGCCTAACGCCAGTAGCCAAAATATTGGGTATGGCAACAGCAGGCGTGGAGCCTCGAGTAATGGGTATTGGCCCTGTGCCAGCGGTGAAAAAACTGCTGGAGAAACACAGAATAAGCATTCAAGATATCGATGTTATCGAGCTTAATGAAGCGTTTGCAGCGCAAGGGCTCGCGGTGTTAAGGGAATTAGGAATCGAAGACGATGATCCTAGGGTTAACCCGAATGGTGGCGCTATTGCATTAGGACATCCTTTAGGTATGTCAGGTGCCCGTTTACTGATGACAGCCGCACTCCAATTACAACGAACAGGTGGACGTTATGCCCTATGTACGATGTGCGTTGGAGTTGGACAAGGTATCGCGACACTTATCGAAAGAGCTTAA
- a CDS encoding IclR family transcriptional regulator C-terminal domain-containing protein: MEHSTSDKDFLTTFAKGLNVIRSFEPNSMSMTLTEVAKKNDLSRASARRFLLTMLKLGYVETDGNRFSLTAKVLELGYSYLSTLDVGGTVSTQLELVTQQLGESSSAAVLEGENIVYIARIPVRPLMAFNLQIGARLPAYATSMGRVLLSGLPEEELDHLLTQSNLIQLTPNTLTSPSELKAEIAKVRVQGYAINDQELELGLRSVAVPVFNRNGKLRLTLNVSCHSSKTTVDRMISEFVPVLKDTAQRISMSLP; encoded by the coding sequence ATGGAACATAGTACTTCTGATAAAGATTTTCTGACTACGTTTGCTAAAGGACTCAATGTAATCCGTTCATTCGAGCCTAATTCGATGAGTATGACCCTCACAGAGGTCGCCAAAAAAAACGATCTGTCCAGAGCATCAGCAAGACGCTTCTTACTGACCATGCTAAAACTCGGCTACGTTGAAACCGACGGCAATCGATTCTCCCTGACAGCGAAGGTGCTTGAACTTGGGTATTCCTACCTGTCGACATTGGATGTCGGAGGCACAGTCTCAACCCAATTAGAATTGGTCACTCAACAGCTTGGTGAGTCTAGCTCGGCAGCTGTACTTGAAGGAGAAAATATCGTTTATATCGCCCGAATCCCCGTCCGTCCTCTGATGGCTTTTAACTTACAGATCGGTGCCAGACTTCCGGCGTATGCAACGTCGATGGGACGAGTACTGCTTTCTGGACTTCCAGAAGAAGAGTTAGATCATCTGTTAACGCAATCCAATCTTATCCAGTTGACACCAAACACGCTGACATCGCCTAGTGAACTAAAGGCAGAGATTGCCAAGGTACGCGTACAAGGGTATGCCATCAATGACCAGGAACTAGAGCTGGGACTACGTTCCGTGGCAGTTCCCGTATTCAACCGCAACGGAAAGCTTCGATTAACCCTGAATGTAAGCTGTCACTCCAGTAAGACCACCGTAGATAGGATGATCAGTGAGTTTGTTCCAGTCCTGAAAGATACAGCTCAGCGCATCTCTATGTCCCTGCCATAG
- a CDS encoding alpha/beta hydrolase, translating into MNTKKITFKNADMAWDMSALILLPEGFDESKRYPTMISVHPFGSCKEQTSSAVYGKALAELGYVVIAFDASFQGESGGLPRYVEDPSQRVEDISRVIDYAVTLPYVDDERIGGLGICGGGGYILSSALTEKRLKAVVGITPVNVGRLFREGFSLYNPIGALEAMAAQRTAEARGAELQVNELLPPSPEFAKENGLTERDVFEATDYYKTPRGQSEGGATRMLFSHAQKTLSWDAFAFAEALMTQPMMAVVGQKVGAFGAFRDGQEIFGRAVASKDRQLVDLKNWSHYELYDHPEAVGMAMDKVAPFLATHLK; encoded by the coding sequence ATGAATACTAAAAAAATCACCTTTAAAAATGCCGATATGGCGTGGGATATGTCAGCGTTAATTCTGTTACCTGAAGGGTTCGATGAATCAAAACGTTACCCAACGATGATCAGTGTCCATCCTTTTGGTAGCTGTAAAGAGCAAACATCCAGTGCGGTATATGGCAAAGCGTTGGCTGAATTAGGTTACGTAGTGATCGCTTTTGATGCGAGTTTCCAGGGGGAATCTGGTGGACTTCCTCGCTATGTTGAAGACCCAAGCCAACGTGTTGAAGATATCAGTCGTGTTATCGATTATGCAGTAACCTTACCTTATGTCGACGATGAGCGCATTGGTGGCCTTGGTATCTGTGGTGGAGGCGGCTACATCTTAAGCTCAGCGCTGACTGAAAAACGCTTGAAAGCGGTTGTTGGTATAACACCGGTGAACGTAGGGCGCTTGTTCCGCGAAGGATTCAGCTTGTATAACCCAATTGGTGCGCTTGAAGCGATGGCCGCTCAGCGTACGGCCGAAGCTCGCGGCGCAGAGTTGCAAGTCAATGAACTTCTTCCACCAAGTCCTGAGTTTGCGAAAGAGAACGGACTAACAGAACGTGACGTATTCGAAGCGACGGATTATTACAAAACGCCACGTGGACAATCTGAGGGTGGGGCAACACGTATGTTGTTCTCTCACGCACAAAAAACTTTGAGTTGGGATGCGTTTGCCTTTGCGGAAGCGTTGATGACTCAACCAATGATGGCTGTTGTTGGTCAAAAAGTCGGTGCATTCGGTGCATTTCGAGATGGACAGGAAATCTTTGGTCGAGCGGTTGCATCGAAAGATCGCCAACTAGTGGATTTGAAAAACTGGTCACACTACGAGCTGTACGACCATCCAGAAGCGGTCGGAATGGCAATGGATAAGGTTGCTCCTTTCCTTGCTACACATCTCAAGTAA
- a CDS encoding AraC family transcriptional regulator, whose translation MLTTRGNDNIQSLADKAFAYGKIEGDHNTSIQGLTVHIRNNPTTPLHCIYTLSLSMILQGAKQLAIEKEVLPCVAGQSMLTTFDLPVVSHVTEATRYNPFVAVVLKLDYELIMHTCVELDLDKPARDVKYKSISIHDIDAGLSNAMTRLIDLQKEPIYLDSLTPLIKKEILTRLLLGPHGTHLRHLASAGTPSSQILNVVTWMKTNLTNSMEINELAQRAHMSASSFRQHFKALTGTSPLQYLKNLRLQEARDQMLLNGLDASQASGFVGYESASQFSREYSRLFGLPPQKDIQRLRQV comes from the coding sequence ATGCTAACGACTCGCGGGAATGACAATATCCAAAGCTTGGCTGACAAAGCGTTCGCTTACGGAAAAATCGAAGGCGATCACAACACTAGTATCCAAGGTTTAACAGTGCATATCAGAAACAATCCAACGACACCTTTGCACTGCATTTACACTTTGAGCTTGTCCATGATCTTACAAGGGGCGAAACAATTAGCGATTGAAAAAGAAGTATTACCATGTGTTGCGGGACAATCAATGTTAACAACGTTTGATTTGCCTGTCGTTTCACATGTAACTGAAGCAACCAGATATAATCCATTTGTTGCTGTTGTACTAAAACTCGATTATGAATTGATCATGCATACCTGTGTTGAACTTGATCTTGATAAACCTGCACGTGATGTGAAGTATAAATCAATATCAATCCATGATATTGACGCGGGACTTAGCAATGCAATGACTCGTCTTATAGATTTGCAGAAAGAACCCATTTATCTTGATAGCTTAACTCCCCTGATTAAGAAGGAAATACTAACACGTCTTTTGTTAGGGCCTCATGGTACACACCTGCGACACTTAGCTTCAGCGGGTACGCCTAGTTCGCAAATACTAAATGTTGTCACTTGGATGAAGACAAATTTAACGAATAGTATGGAAATTAACGAGCTAGCTCAACGAGCACATATGAGTGCTTCTTCGTTTCGACAACACTTTAAAGCTTTAACAGGAACAAGCCCTCTTCAATATTTGAAAAACTTACGCTTGCAAGAAGCTAGAGACCAAATGTTATTAAACGGTTTAGATGCAAGCCAAGCTAGTGGTTTTGTAGGATATGAGAGTGCTTCGCAGTTCAGTCGCGAATACAGTCGATTGTTTGGGCTGCCTCCTCAGAAAGATATTCAACGTTTACGTCAAGTGTAA
- a CDS encoding alpha/beta hydrolase, with the protein MNKVNFPNTNGLDITLAGLINFPADFDKSQRYPAVVVSHPGGGVKEQTAGTYAKKLAEHGFIAIAYDASYQGESTGEPRQLENPHVRTEDVSAVIDYLTTLDYVDNDRIGAMGICAGAGYTANAAINDRRIKAVGTVSMVNIGQMFRNGWDNNVKDSDALPYIEAGSGARTSDASGAEIATIPMAPMKEEDAPNEELRQAWEYYHTDRAAYCTAPGFATARSLTQIITYDAFFKAEAFLTQPLLTVVGSDAGSKWMSDDLMARAASADKQMHVVNGANHMDLYDGESPIAEAIGVLAPFFQRTL; encoded by the coding sequence ATGAACAAAGTCAACTTCCCAAACACCAATGGCCTGGATATTACGCTAGCCGGTTTGATTAACTTTCCTGCTGACTTCGACAAGAGTCAACGCTATCCAGCGGTTGTGGTTTCTCATCCGGGCGGCGGTGTTAAAGAACAGACCGCTGGTACCTACGCTAAAAAACTGGCTGAACACGGTTTTATAGCTATCGCCTACGATGCCTCTTATCAAGGTGAAAGTACTGGTGAGCCTCGTCAACTAGAAAACCCACACGTCCGAACTGAAGATGTAAGCGCTGTGATCGATTACCTAACCACACTGGATTACGTCGACAACGATCGTATTGGTGCGATGGGTATTTGTGCTGGTGCTGGTTACACAGCGAATGCAGCGATAAACGACCGCCGAATCAAAGCGGTGGGTACGGTGAGCATGGTGAACATTGGTCAGATGTTCCGCAATGGTTGGGATAACAATGTTAAGGATAGTGATGCGCTTCCTTATATCGAAGCCGGTTCAGGTGCCAGAACATCAGATGCAAGTGGTGCAGAAATCGCGACCATTCCAATGGCACCAATGAAAGAAGAAGACGCACCAAACGAAGAACTGCGTCAAGCGTGGGAATACTACCACACTGACCGCGCGGCTTATTGCACCGCACCAGGCTTTGCAACAGCACGCAGCTTGACCCAAATCATTACCTACGATGCGTTCTTCAAAGCGGAGGCATTTTTAACGCAGCCACTTTTAACTGTTGTGGGCAGCGATGCGGGTAGTAAATGGATGAGTGATGACCTGATGGCGCGAGCAGCAAGTGCTGACAAACAAATGCATGTCGTTAACGGGGCAAATCACATGGATCTTTATGATGGTGAATCTCCAATTGCGGAAGCTATCGGTGTGTTAGCGCCTTTCTTCCAACGCACACTGTAA